One genomic segment of Musa acuminata AAA Group cultivar baxijiao chromosome BXJ3-3, Cavendish_Baxijiao_AAA, whole genome shotgun sequence includes these proteins:
- the LOC135632976 gene encoding enhancer of mRNA-decapping protein 4-like isoform X2, protein MASPAGNPNLFRPPNANPITGPSPFPQPSSYPPPPPSYPSPPPHGAFSYPPTTSPFHRHPFLLYPQDTLHRPAIAHAAAGTHPPNPNSVPSTSPNPISNNNPGARLMALLNPPTSQFESAVSMPAPSTMPLELSPPANAVALRSAPFTLAVVQPVPARLPSSKQPRGRLLGGGHTCAYDVDSRLLGESQPPQLEVTPITKYTSDPGLVLGRQIAVNRTYICYGLKLGAIRVLNINTALRSLLKGHSQRVTDMTFFAEDVHLLASASIDGRVFVWKIDEVPDEENKPQITEKKIIAVQIVGNGESYHPRICWHSHKQEFLFVGIGNRVLKIDLIRIGRGKEFSAEEPLKCPAEKLIDGIQLVGKHDGDVTDLSISQWMITRLVSASKDGTVKIWEDRKAVPLAMLRPHDGEPVNSVAFMASPHRPDHINLITAGPLNREVKLWASTSEEGWLLPGDSESWQCTQTLDLRSSLEPHLEEAFFNQIVVLPQANLIVIANAKKNAIYAVHVDYGPCPASTHMDYIADFTVTMPILSLTGTNDFLADGEQVVQIYCVQTQAIQQYAMELNQCLPPPTAIARLAENPLYHAFKTPSSETLSELEAFHGPPVNTPSAINASPREQLSVSSTRGASSAPYSTDSVSSEVMKVPELSTSKPEAKTDVPPLAEKDIDVQYVSSSVPVNLDLAGRLAGLSGPRKAEHGSPLVNNVVDHPVFDYSVDRRVDSLVATAPDMPSTNDNLRKDDPISGPNDPSKVLNPLLLLKLNGNTTHLITPSEILLGVISSSDISHVIQVPLGQKVQVLDTIINNNIKSQEVEVKVAGKGRSGQKEDFDTHKVPQAVTIEDKERPFQTLEATLGVDHESSMVLETCTMRESCLVDDTAETMDQPPSTLKVDVEYKKRDMPEIESDVTAIPQSLSVAKGKKQKGKQHHMTDLSSPSLSPFDSNDSLNEPERSSVVPSTDAVIPQILALQETLNQLMNMQKEMQKQMGVMLAAPIVTEGKRLETALGGCMEKAIKENADVLWAHFQEENWKHERVAKDQMQQLTNLITNVMNRDLPVMLERTLKKEISAVGPTVARAITPVISSVITELFQKGVGDKAVNQLEKSITAKLEATMSRQIQTQFQTSGKQVLQDALRSCVESSVVPAFEKSCKTMFEQVDSAFQKGMNEHTAAAQQQLEAAYTPLALTLRDAINSTSSITQNLTTELIDGQRKLVALVAAGNTKAANPISMQQTGAPMPGLPEMALSVQQVEAPLDPKKELSRLISDCKYEEAFAIALQRSNVSIVSWLCTQVDLRAICYTVPLPLSQGVLLALLQQLACDIGTEASRKVSWMTDVALVINPTDPMITSYIQPILEQVYNILAHQRSLPTTSASDVTNMRLVMHVINSVLMSCK, encoded by the exons ATGGCGTCCCCCGCGGGGAACCCCAACCTCTTCAGGCCTCCCAATGCTAACCCTATCACCGGCCCGTCGCCGTTCCCCCAGCCTTCCTCCTACCCTCCCCCTCCGCCGTCGTACCCCTCTCCGCCGCCTCATGGTGCGTTCTCCTACCCTCCCACCACCTCTCCGTTCCACCGCCACCCCTTCCTCCTCTACCCCCAGGACACCCTCCACCGGCCCGCCATTGCCCACGCCGCCGCCGGCACTCATCCCCCCAACCCTAATTCCGTCCCCAGCACCAGCCCTAACCCTATCTCCAACAACAACCCCGGCGCCCGCCTCATGGCGCTGCTGAATCCTCCTACCTCCCAGTTCGAATCCGCCGTGTCGATGCCGGCCCCTTCGACCATGCCGTTGGAGTTGTCGCCTCCCGCAAACGCGGTCGCCCTGCGTTCCGCCCCCTTCACGCTGGCGGTCGTTCAGCCGGTGCCGGCGAGGTTGCCGAGCAGCAAGCAACCTCGGGGACGGCTACTGGGAGGCGGACACACGTGTGCGTACGATGTGGACTCTAGATTGCTGGGCGAGTCGCAGCCACCACAGCTCGAGGTCACGCCGATTACCAAGTACACATCAGATCCGGGCCTTGTTTTGGGCCGTCAGATTGCTGTCAACCGAACGTATATATGCTACGGTCTCAAGCTTGGGGCCATTCGGGTGCTCAACATTAACACAGCATTGCGATCCCTGCTCAAGGGGCACTCTCAG AGAGTTACGGATATGACCTTCTTTGCTGAAGATGTTCACCTTTTGGCAAG TGCAAGCATTGATGGAAGGGTTTTTGTCTGGAAGATTGATGAAGTTCCTGATGAGGAAAATAAGCCACAGATAAccgaaaaaaaaataattgctgTTCAGATTGTAGGAAACGGAGAGTCTTATCATCCACGGATCTGTTGGCACTCTCACAAGCAA GAATTTTTGTTTGTTGGAATCGGAAATCGTGTATTAAAAATTGATTTGATCAGAATTGGAAGAGGAAAAGAATTTTCAGCAGAGGAACCTCTCAAATGTCCTGCTGAGAAGCTAATTGATGGGATCCAGCTTGTTGGTAAACATGATGGAGATGTAACAGATTTGTCCATATCCCAGTGGATGATAACCCGATTAGTGTCAGCATCAAAAGATGGCACG GTAAAGATCTGGGAAGATCGCAAAGCAGTGCCCCTTGCTATGTTGAGGCCACATGATGGTGAACCTGTTAATTCAGTTGCATTTATGGCATCACCACACCGTCCTGATCACATCAATCTTATCACTGCA GGCCCATTGAATCGGGAAGTGAAACTATGGGCTTCTACCAGTGAAGAAGGTTGGCTCTTGCCTGGTGATTCTGAATCTTGGCAGTGCACTCAGACCTTGGACTTGAGAAGTTCCTTAGAACCTCATCTTGAGGAGGCATTTTTCAACCAGATTGTAGTCTTACCTCAAGCAAATCTGATAGTTATTGCAAATGCTAAGAAGAATGCTATATATGCTGTGCATGTAGACTATGGCCCATGCCCAGCTTCCACACACATGGACTACATAGCAGATTTTACTGTCACAATGCCTATTTTGAGTCTCACTGGTACAAATGATTTCCTCGCTGATGGGGAACAAGTGGTTCAGATCTACTGTGTGCAGACGCAGGCTATTCAACAGTATGCGATGGAGCTGAACCAGTGTTTACCACCACCAACTGCTATTGCTCGTTTGGCAGAAAATCCTTTATATCATGCTTTTAAGACTCCTAGCTCGGAAACACTCTCCGAGTTAGAGGCATTTCATGGGCCTCCTGTCAATACTCCTTCAGCAATCAATGCTTCACCAAGAGAACAGCTTTCGGTTAGCAGTACTAGAGGTGCATCATCAGCCCCATATTCTACAGATTCAGTTTCTTCTGAGGTCATGAAAGTACCTGAATTGTCCACATCAAAACCTGAAGCCAAGACAGATGTTCCTCCACTTGCTGAGAAAGATATTGATGTTCAATATGTCTCTTCTTCTGTTCCTGTGAATCTAGACCTTGCAGGACGATTAGCTGGTCTGAGTGGTCCACGTAAAGCTGAACATGGATCACCACTTGTTAACAATGTTGTGGATCATCCTGTTTTTGATTATTCAGTTGACAGGAGAGTGGATTCTCTTGTCGCAACTGCACCTGATATGCCTTCCACAAATGATAACTTGAGAAAGGATGATCCTATATCTGGACCAAATGATCCTTCTAAGGTGTTGAATCCTCTCTTGTTGCTTAAGCTTAATGGAAACACAACACACTTAATTACTCCTTCAGAAATCCTATTAGGTGTCATAAGTTCCTCAGACATTAGCCATGTCATTCAAGTCCCATTAGGTCAGAAAGTTCAGGTTCTAGATACaatcataaataataatatcaagagtcAAGAGGTGGAAGTAAAAGTTGCAGGCAAGGGGCGATCAGGTCAGAAAGAGGATTTTGATACTCATAAAGTGCCACAAGCTGTTACCATTGAGGATAAAGAGAGACCCTTCCAAACTTTAGAAGCAACATTAGGGGTGGACCATGAGAGTTCCATGGTGCTAGAAACTTGCACTATGAGAGAATCTTGCTTGGTTGATGACACTGCTGAGACAATGGATCAGCCTCCCAGTACTCTCAAGGTAGATGTTGAATACAAGAAGAGGGATATGCCTGAAATAGAATCTGATGTGACTGCCATACCTCAATCTCTTTCAGTTGCTAAAGGGAAGAAGCAAAAAGGAAAACAGCACCATATGACTGACCTTTCATCCCCTTCTTTGAGTCCTTTTGACTCTAATGATTCTTTAAATGAACCAGAGAGAAGCTCCGTGGTTCCTTCAACCGATGCTGTCATTCCTCAGATTCTTGCTCTACAGGAAACACTGAACCAG CTCATGAACATGCAAAAGGAAATGCAGAAGCAAATGGGTGTAATGTTGGCCGCTCCTATCGTGACTGAAGGCAAAAGATTGGAGACGGCATTAGGAGGGTGCATGGAAAAAGCTATCAAGGAAAATGCAGATGTTCTATGGGCTCATTTTCAAGAGGAAAATTGGAAACATGAGCGGGTTGCAAAGGACCAGATGCAGCAGCTAACGAATCTGATCACCAATGTCATGAACAGGGATTTGCCTGTCATGTTGGAGAGGACATTGAAGAAGGAAATTTCTGCAGTAGGGCCTACTGTCGCACGGGCAATTACACCAGTTATTTCTTCAGTTATCACTGAGTTATTTCAG AAAGGAGTTGGTGACAAGGCAGTGAATCAATTGGAGAAATCTATTACTGCAAAGCTGGAAGCTACAATGTCTAGGCAAATCCAAACACAGTTTCAAACATCTGGAAAGCAAGTTCTTCAG GATGCTTTAAGGTCTTGTGTGGAGTCCTCAGTGGTTCCTGCATTTGAGAAATCTTGCAAAACAATGTTTGAGCAAGTAGACAGTGCATTTCAGAAAGGAATGAATGAACATACTGCTGCTGCTCAACAACAGCTTGAGGCAGCATATACTCCCTTAGCACTTACTCTGAGG GATGCCATTAATTCCACTTCATCAATCACCCAAAATCTTACTACTGAATTGATTGACGGCCAGCGGAAGCTAGTAGCTCTAGTTGCTGCAGGAAACACAAAAGCGGCAAATCCAATTTCTATGCAGCAGACTGGTGCACCCATGCCCGGTCTTCCTGAGATG GCTTTGTCTGTTCAGCAGGTCGAGGCACCTCTGGATCCAAAAAAGGAACTCTCAAGATTAATATCCGACTGCAAGTACGAGGAAGCTTTCGCAATTGCTCTACAAAGAAGCAATGTATCCATCGTGTCCTGGCTATGCACACAG GTCGATTTGCGTGCTATTTGTTACACCGTACCACTTCCTTTAAGTCAAGGGGTTCTGCTAGCCCTTCTGCAGCAGCTAGCATGCGACATCGGCACTGAGGCGTCAAGGAAAGTGAGTTGGATGACAGACGTGGCCTTAGTAATCAACCCAACAGATCCAATGATCACTTCATACATACAGCCAATCCTCGAGCAGGTTTACAACATCCTTGCCCACCAAAGATCACTTCCCACGACGAGTGCCTCTGACGTTACTAATATGCGTCTAGTAATGCACGTTATAAATTCTGTACTTATGAGCTGCAAGTGA
- the LOC135632976 gene encoding enhancer of mRNA-decapping protein 4-like isoform X1, giving the protein MASPAGNPNLFRPPNANPITGPSPFPQPSSYPPPPPSYPSPPPHGAFSYPPTTSPFHRHPFLLYPQDTLHRPAIAHAAAGTHPPNPNSVPSTSPNPISNNNPGARLMALLNPPTSQFESAVSMPAPSTMPLELSPPANAVALRSAPFTLAVVQPVPARLPSSKQPRGRLLGGGHTCAYDVDSRLLGESQPPQLEVTPITKYTSDPGLVLGRQIAVNRTYICYGLKLGAIRVLNINTALRSLLKGHSQRVTDMTFFAEDVHLLASASIDGRVFVWKIDEVPDEENKPQITEKKIIAVQIVGNGESYHPRICWHSHKQEFLFVGIGNRVLKIDLIRIGRGKEFSAEEPLKCPAEKLIDGIQLVGKHDGDVTDLSISQWMITRLVSASKDGTVKIWEDRKAVPLAMLRPHDGEPVNSVAFMASPHRPDHINLITAGPLNREVKLWASTSEEGWLLPGDSESWQCTQTLDLRSSLEPHLEEAFFNQIVVLPQANLIVIANAKKNAIYAVHVDYGPCPASTHMDYIADFTVTMPILSLTGTNDFLADGEQVVQIYCVQTQAIQQYAMELNQCLPPPTAIARLAENPLYHAFKTPSSETLSELEAFHGPPVNTPSAINASPREQLSVSSTRGASSAPYSTDSVSSEVMKVPELSTSKPEAKTDVPPLAEKDIDVQYVSSSVPVNLDLAGRLAGLSGPRKAEHGSPLVNNVVDHPVFDYSVDRRVDSLVATAPDMPSTNDNLRKDDPISGPNDPSKVLNPLLLLKLNGNTTHLITPSEILLGVISSSDISHVIQVPLGQKVQVLDTIINNNIKSQEVEVKVAGKGRSGQKEDFDTHKVPQAVTIEDKERPFQTLEATLGVDHESSMVLETCTMRESCLVDDTAETMDQPPSTLKVDVEYKKRDMPEIESDVTAIPQSLSVAKGKKQKGKQHHMTDLSSPSLSPFDSNDSLNEPERSSVVPSTDAVIPQILALQETLNQLMNMQKEMQKQMGVMLAAPIVTEGKRLETALGGCMEKAIKENADVLWAHFQEENWKHERVAKDQMQQLTNLITNVMNRDLPVMLERTLKKEISAVGPTVARAITPVISSVITELFQKGVGDKAVNQLEKSITAKLEATMSRQIQTQFQTSGKQVLQDALRSCVESSVVPAFEKSCKTMFEQVDSAFQKGMNEHTAAAQQQLEAAYTPLALTLRDAINSTSSITQNLTTELIDGQRKLVALVAAGNTKAANPISMQQTGAPMPGLPEMQALSVQQVEAPLDPKKELSRLISDCKYEEAFAIALQRSNVSIVSWLCTQVDLRAICYTVPLPLSQGVLLALLQQLACDIGTEASRKVSWMTDVALVINPTDPMITSYIQPILEQVYNILAHQRSLPTTSASDVTNMRLVMHVINSVLMSCK; this is encoded by the exons ATGGCGTCCCCCGCGGGGAACCCCAACCTCTTCAGGCCTCCCAATGCTAACCCTATCACCGGCCCGTCGCCGTTCCCCCAGCCTTCCTCCTACCCTCCCCCTCCGCCGTCGTACCCCTCTCCGCCGCCTCATGGTGCGTTCTCCTACCCTCCCACCACCTCTCCGTTCCACCGCCACCCCTTCCTCCTCTACCCCCAGGACACCCTCCACCGGCCCGCCATTGCCCACGCCGCCGCCGGCACTCATCCCCCCAACCCTAATTCCGTCCCCAGCACCAGCCCTAACCCTATCTCCAACAACAACCCCGGCGCCCGCCTCATGGCGCTGCTGAATCCTCCTACCTCCCAGTTCGAATCCGCCGTGTCGATGCCGGCCCCTTCGACCATGCCGTTGGAGTTGTCGCCTCCCGCAAACGCGGTCGCCCTGCGTTCCGCCCCCTTCACGCTGGCGGTCGTTCAGCCGGTGCCGGCGAGGTTGCCGAGCAGCAAGCAACCTCGGGGACGGCTACTGGGAGGCGGACACACGTGTGCGTACGATGTGGACTCTAGATTGCTGGGCGAGTCGCAGCCACCACAGCTCGAGGTCACGCCGATTACCAAGTACACATCAGATCCGGGCCTTGTTTTGGGCCGTCAGATTGCTGTCAACCGAACGTATATATGCTACGGTCTCAAGCTTGGGGCCATTCGGGTGCTCAACATTAACACAGCATTGCGATCCCTGCTCAAGGGGCACTCTCAG AGAGTTACGGATATGACCTTCTTTGCTGAAGATGTTCACCTTTTGGCAAG TGCAAGCATTGATGGAAGGGTTTTTGTCTGGAAGATTGATGAAGTTCCTGATGAGGAAAATAAGCCACAGATAAccgaaaaaaaaataattgctgTTCAGATTGTAGGAAACGGAGAGTCTTATCATCCACGGATCTGTTGGCACTCTCACAAGCAA GAATTTTTGTTTGTTGGAATCGGAAATCGTGTATTAAAAATTGATTTGATCAGAATTGGAAGAGGAAAAGAATTTTCAGCAGAGGAACCTCTCAAATGTCCTGCTGAGAAGCTAATTGATGGGATCCAGCTTGTTGGTAAACATGATGGAGATGTAACAGATTTGTCCATATCCCAGTGGATGATAACCCGATTAGTGTCAGCATCAAAAGATGGCACG GTAAAGATCTGGGAAGATCGCAAAGCAGTGCCCCTTGCTATGTTGAGGCCACATGATGGTGAACCTGTTAATTCAGTTGCATTTATGGCATCACCACACCGTCCTGATCACATCAATCTTATCACTGCA GGCCCATTGAATCGGGAAGTGAAACTATGGGCTTCTACCAGTGAAGAAGGTTGGCTCTTGCCTGGTGATTCTGAATCTTGGCAGTGCACTCAGACCTTGGACTTGAGAAGTTCCTTAGAACCTCATCTTGAGGAGGCATTTTTCAACCAGATTGTAGTCTTACCTCAAGCAAATCTGATAGTTATTGCAAATGCTAAGAAGAATGCTATATATGCTGTGCATGTAGACTATGGCCCATGCCCAGCTTCCACACACATGGACTACATAGCAGATTTTACTGTCACAATGCCTATTTTGAGTCTCACTGGTACAAATGATTTCCTCGCTGATGGGGAACAAGTGGTTCAGATCTACTGTGTGCAGACGCAGGCTATTCAACAGTATGCGATGGAGCTGAACCAGTGTTTACCACCACCAACTGCTATTGCTCGTTTGGCAGAAAATCCTTTATATCATGCTTTTAAGACTCCTAGCTCGGAAACACTCTCCGAGTTAGAGGCATTTCATGGGCCTCCTGTCAATACTCCTTCAGCAATCAATGCTTCACCAAGAGAACAGCTTTCGGTTAGCAGTACTAGAGGTGCATCATCAGCCCCATATTCTACAGATTCAGTTTCTTCTGAGGTCATGAAAGTACCTGAATTGTCCACATCAAAACCTGAAGCCAAGACAGATGTTCCTCCACTTGCTGAGAAAGATATTGATGTTCAATATGTCTCTTCTTCTGTTCCTGTGAATCTAGACCTTGCAGGACGATTAGCTGGTCTGAGTGGTCCACGTAAAGCTGAACATGGATCACCACTTGTTAACAATGTTGTGGATCATCCTGTTTTTGATTATTCAGTTGACAGGAGAGTGGATTCTCTTGTCGCAACTGCACCTGATATGCCTTCCACAAATGATAACTTGAGAAAGGATGATCCTATATCTGGACCAAATGATCCTTCTAAGGTGTTGAATCCTCTCTTGTTGCTTAAGCTTAATGGAAACACAACACACTTAATTACTCCTTCAGAAATCCTATTAGGTGTCATAAGTTCCTCAGACATTAGCCATGTCATTCAAGTCCCATTAGGTCAGAAAGTTCAGGTTCTAGATACaatcataaataataatatcaagagtcAAGAGGTGGAAGTAAAAGTTGCAGGCAAGGGGCGATCAGGTCAGAAAGAGGATTTTGATACTCATAAAGTGCCACAAGCTGTTACCATTGAGGATAAAGAGAGACCCTTCCAAACTTTAGAAGCAACATTAGGGGTGGACCATGAGAGTTCCATGGTGCTAGAAACTTGCACTATGAGAGAATCTTGCTTGGTTGATGACACTGCTGAGACAATGGATCAGCCTCCCAGTACTCTCAAGGTAGATGTTGAATACAAGAAGAGGGATATGCCTGAAATAGAATCTGATGTGACTGCCATACCTCAATCTCTTTCAGTTGCTAAAGGGAAGAAGCAAAAAGGAAAACAGCACCATATGACTGACCTTTCATCCCCTTCTTTGAGTCCTTTTGACTCTAATGATTCTTTAAATGAACCAGAGAGAAGCTCCGTGGTTCCTTCAACCGATGCTGTCATTCCTCAGATTCTTGCTCTACAGGAAACACTGAACCAG CTCATGAACATGCAAAAGGAAATGCAGAAGCAAATGGGTGTAATGTTGGCCGCTCCTATCGTGACTGAAGGCAAAAGATTGGAGACGGCATTAGGAGGGTGCATGGAAAAAGCTATCAAGGAAAATGCAGATGTTCTATGGGCTCATTTTCAAGAGGAAAATTGGAAACATGAGCGGGTTGCAAAGGACCAGATGCAGCAGCTAACGAATCTGATCACCAATGTCATGAACAGGGATTTGCCTGTCATGTTGGAGAGGACATTGAAGAAGGAAATTTCTGCAGTAGGGCCTACTGTCGCACGGGCAATTACACCAGTTATTTCTTCAGTTATCACTGAGTTATTTCAG AAAGGAGTTGGTGACAAGGCAGTGAATCAATTGGAGAAATCTATTACTGCAAAGCTGGAAGCTACAATGTCTAGGCAAATCCAAACACAGTTTCAAACATCTGGAAAGCAAGTTCTTCAG GATGCTTTAAGGTCTTGTGTGGAGTCCTCAGTGGTTCCTGCATTTGAGAAATCTTGCAAAACAATGTTTGAGCAAGTAGACAGTGCATTTCAGAAAGGAATGAATGAACATACTGCTGCTGCTCAACAACAGCTTGAGGCAGCATATACTCCCTTAGCACTTACTCTGAGG GATGCCATTAATTCCACTTCATCAATCACCCAAAATCTTACTACTGAATTGATTGACGGCCAGCGGAAGCTAGTAGCTCTAGTTGCTGCAGGAAACACAAAAGCGGCAAATCCAATTTCTATGCAGCAGACTGGTGCACCCATGCCCGGTCTTCCTGAGATG CAGGCTTTGTCTGTTCAGCAGGTCGAGGCACCTCTGGATCCAAAAAAGGAACTCTCAAGATTAATATCCGACTGCAAGTACGAGGAAGCTTTCGCAATTGCTCTACAAAGAAGCAATGTATCCATCGTGTCCTGGCTATGCACACAG GTCGATTTGCGTGCTATTTGTTACACCGTACCACTTCCTTTAAGTCAAGGGGTTCTGCTAGCCCTTCTGCAGCAGCTAGCATGCGACATCGGCACTGAGGCGTCAAGGAAAGTGAGTTGGATGACAGACGTGGCCTTAGTAATCAACCCAACAGATCCAATGATCACTTCATACATACAGCCAATCCTCGAGCAGGTTTACAACATCCTTGCCCACCAAAGATCACTTCCCACGACGAGTGCCTCTGACGTTACTAATATGCGTCTAGTAATGCACGTTATAAATTCTGTACTTATGAGCTGCAAGTGA